From the genome of Antennarius striatus isolate MH-2024 chromosome 19, ASM4005453v1, whole genome shotgun sequence, one region includes:
- the LOC137613430 gene encoding 3',5'-cyclic-AMP phosphodiesterase 7B-like isoform X1 gives MPMLEGLWGPDLRMKDSSLGVEVGVCPDEAPPSPLWGPLRMPPVTCGGGLSLALELPALIRQLRAAWRARRGGPPGPEKSQESAWVEADKEEVEEEKNAIEARSTDLEADGRLKTGHAGLLLVERRGSYPLTDLQILKTSAQQGAVESGTRRKVKRLLSFQRYCHASRLLRGLMPRNPGSLHLLDDDYLGQAAHMLSKLDTWNFDMFLFDRLTNGNSLVTLMCHLFSVYGLIQHFHLDMVKLHRFLGMVQEDYHSQNPYHNAVHAADVTQAMYCYLKETRLVEHLRPLDLFLGLMAAAAHDVDHPGVNQPFLIKTRHHLASLYQNTSVLESHHWRSTVGMLRESGLLSHLPPDMSQEIEQQLGSLILATDISRQNEFLLTFREHLDNQDLDLQLASHRHFILQISLKCADVCNPCRVWELSRQWSERVCEEFFRQGDLERRCDLEISPLCDQQADSVPAIQMGFISYIVEPLFDEWRRFTEPSPLSQAMMGHLHKNKAHWSRLRYAHTPSDTQTHTQAEQHTQA, from the exons ATGCCAATGCTGGAGGGGCTTTGGGGACCAGACCTCAGGATGAAGGACTCCAGTCTTGGGGTTGAAGTTGGGGTCTGTCCAGATGAGGCTCCCCCTTCCCCATTGTGGGGTCCACTCAGGATGCCTCCGGTGACCTGTGGTGGGGGTCTTTCACTCGCCCTGGAGCTTCCAGCTCTTATACGGCAGCTCAGGGCAGCTTGGAGGGCTCGCAGAGGAGGCCCCCCAGGGCCCGAGAAAAGTCAGGAGAGTGCTTGGGTGGAAGCAGACAAAgaagaggtagaggaggagaagaatgcCATTGAGGCCAGGAGCACTGATTTAGAAG CTGATGGCAGACTGAAAACTGGTCATGCTGGTCTGCTGCTGGTTGAGAGACGAGGCTCCTACCCCCTGACTGACCTGCAAATCCTTAAAA CCAGTGCCCAGCAGGGAGCAGTGGAGTCTGGAACCAGGAGGAAGGTGAAGCGTCTGCTGAGCTTTCAGAGGTACTGCCACGCTTCCAGGCTGCTCAGGGGATTGATGCCCCGCAACCCTGGGTCGCTGCACCTACTGGACGATGACTACCTGGGACAGGCTGCA CACATGCTGTCTAAACTAGACACCTGGAACTTTGACATGTTCCTCTTTGATCGCCTAACAAATG GTAACAGCCTGGTTACTCTGATGTGCCATCTCTTCAGTGTTTATGGTCTCATTCAACACTTCCATTTGGACATGGTCAAACTGCACAGGTTTCTGG GCATGGTACAAGAGGATTACCATTCCCAGAATCCCTATCACAATGCTGTTCACGCTGCTGATGTCACGCAAGCCATGTACTGCTACCTGAAGGAGACCAGG CTGGTGGAGCATTTGAGACCTCTGGACCTGTTCCTGGGTCTCATGGCAGCAGCTGCCCATGATGTGGACCATCCTGGTGTCAACCAGCCCTTCCTCATCAAGACCAGACACCACCTGGCATCTCTCTACCAG AACACGTCTGTGCTGGAGAGCCACCACTGGAGATCCACGGTGGGCATGCTGCGGGAGTCAGGACTGCTGTCCCACCTGCCTCCTGACATGTC GCAGGAGATTGAACAGCAGTTGGGTTCTCTCATCCTTGCTACTGACATCAGCAGGCAGAACGAGTTCTTGTTGACCTTTAGAGAACATCTAGACAATCAggacctggaccttcagctggCTTCACACAGACACTTTATACTGCAG ATCTCTCTGAAGTGTGCCGACGTCTGTAATCCATGTCGGGTTTGGGAGTTGAGCCGACAGTGGAGTGAAAGGGTGTGTGAGGAGTTCTTCAGGCAGG GTGACCTGGAGAGAAGGTGTGACTTGGAGATCAGTCCTCTGTGTGACCAGCAGGCTGACTCTGTCCCAGCCATCCAGATGG GCTTCATCTCCTACATCGTGGAGCCGCTGTTTGATGAGTGGCGTCGCTTCACTGAGCCCAGCCCACTCAGCCAAGCCATGATGGGTCACCTGCACAAGAACAAGGCCCACTGGAGCCGCCTACGATACGCACACActccttcagacacacaaacgcacacccAGGCCGAGCAGCACACCCAGGCCTGA
- the LOC137613430 gene encoding 3',5'-cyclic-AMP phosphodiesterase 7B-like isoform X2, with protein sequence MDRYSPLESTRCGAITFHRSEQNAIQVRMLADGRLKTGHAGLLLVERRGSYPLTDLQILKTSAQQGAVESGTRRKVKRLLSFQRYCHASRLLRGLMPRNPGSLHLLDDDYLGQAAHMLSKLDTWNFDMFLFDRLTNGNSLVTLMCHLFSVYGLIQHFHLDMVKLHRFLGMVQEDYHSQNPYHNAVHAADVTQAMYCYLKETRLVEHLRPLDLFLGLMAAAAHDVDHPGVNQPFLIKTRHHLASLYQNTSVLESHHWRSTVGMLRESGLLSHLPPDMSQEIEQQLGSLILATDISRQNEFLLTFREHLDNQDLDLQLASHRHFILQISLKCADVCNPCRVWELSRQWSERVCEEFFRQGDLERRCDLEISPLCDQQADSVPAIQMGFISYIVEPLFDEWRRFTEPSPLSQAMMGHLHKNKAHWSRLRYAHTPSDTQTHTQAEQHTQA encoded by the exons CTGATGGCAGACTGAAAACTGGTCATGCTGGTCTGCTGCTGGTTGAGAGACGAGGCTCCTACCCCCTGACTGACCTGCAAATCCTTAAAA CCAGTGCCCAGCAGGGAGCAGTGGAGTCTGGAACCAGGAGGAAGGTGAAGCGTCTGCTGAGCTTTCAGAGGTACTGCCACGCTTCCAGGCTGCTCAGGGGATTGATGCCCCGCAACCCTGGGTCGCTGCACCTACTGGACGATGACTACCTGGGACAGGCTGCA CACATGCTGTCTAAACTAGACACCTGGAACTTTGACATGTTCCTCTTTGATCGCCTAACAAATG GTAACAGCCTGGTTACTCTGATGTGCCATCTCTTCAGTGTTTATGGTCTCATTCAACACTTCCATTTGGACATGGTCAAACTGCACAGGTTTCTGG GCATGGTACAAGAGGATTACCATTCCCAGAATCCCTATCACAATGCTGTTCACGCTGCTGATGTCACGCAAGCCATGTACTGCTACCTGAAGGAGACCAGG CTGGTGGAGCATTTGAGACCTCTGGACCTGTTCCTGGGTCTCATGGCAGCAGCTGCCCATGATGTGGACCATCCTGGTGTCAACCAGCCCTTCCTCATCAAGACCAGACACCACCTGGCATCTCTCTACCAG AACACGTCTGTGCTGGAGAGCCACCACTGGAGATCCACGGTGGGCATGCTGCGGGAGTCAGGACTGCTGTCCCACCTGCCTCCTGACATGTC GCAGGAGATTGAACAGCAGTTGGGTTCTCTCATCCTTGCTACTGACATCAGCAGGCAGAACGAGTTCTTGTTGACCTTTAGAGAACATCTAGACAATCAggacctggaccttcagctggCTTCACACAGACACTTTATACTGCAG ATCTCTCTGAAGTGTGCCGACGTCTGTAATCCATGTCGGGTTTGGGAGTTGAGCCGACAGTGGAGTGAAAGGGTGTGTGAGGAGTTCTTCAGGCAGG GTGACCTGGAGAGAAGGTGTGACTTGGAGATCAGTCCTCTGTGTGACCAGCAGGCTGACTCTGTCCCAGCCATCCAGATGG GCTTCATCTCCTACATCGTGGAGCCGCTGTTTGATGAGTGGCGTCGCTTCACTGAGCCCAGCCCACTCAGCCAAGCCATGATGGGTCACCTGCACAAGAACAAGGCCCACTGGAGCCGCCTACGATACGCACACActccttcagacacacaaacgcacacccAGGCCGAGCAGCACACCCAGGCCTGA
- the LOC137613430 gene encoding 3',5'-cyclic-AMP phosphodiesterase 7B-like isoform X3 encodes MSCLTVERCGAITFHRSEQNAIQVRMLADGRLKTGHAGLLLVERRGSYPLTDLQILKTSAQQGAVESGTRRKVKRLLSFQRYCHASRLLRGLMPRNPGSLHLLDDDYLGQAAHMLSKLDTWNFDMFLFDRLTNGNSLVTLMCHLFSVYGLIQHFHLDMVKLHRFLGMVQEDYHSQNPYHNAVHAADVTQAMYCYLKETRLVEHLRPLDLFLGLMAAAAHDVDHPGVNQPFLIKTRHHLASLYQNTSVLESHHWRSTVGMLRESGLLSHLPPDMSQEIEQQLGSLILATDISRQNEFLLTFREHLDNQDLDLQLASHRHFILQISLKCADVCNPCRVWELSRQWSERVCEEFFRQGDLERRCDLEISPLCDQQADSVPAIQMGFISYIVEPLFDEWRRFTEPSPLSQAMMGHLHKNKAHWSRLRYAHTPSDTQTHTQAEQHTQA; translated from the exons CTGATGGCAGACTGAAAACTGGTCATGCTGGTCTGCTGCTGGTTGAGAGACGAGGCTCCTACCCCCTGACTGACCTGCAAATCCTTAAAA CCAGTGCCCAGCAGGGAGCAGTGGAGTCTGGAACCAGGAGGAAGGTGAAGCGTCTGCTGAGCTTTCAGAGGTACTGCCACGCTTCCAGGCTGCTCAGGGGATTGATGCCCCGCAACCCTGGGTCGCTGCACCTACTGGACGATGACTACCTGGGACAGGCTGCA CACATGCTGTCTAAACTAGACACCTGGAACTTTGACATGTTCCTCTTTGATCGCCTAACAAATG GTAACAGCCTGGTTACTCTGATGTGCCATCTCTTCAGTGTTTATGGTCTCATTCAACACTTCCATTTGGACATGGTCAAACTGCACAGGTTTCTGG GCATGGTACAAGAGGATTACCATTCCCAGAATCCCTATCACAATGCTGTTCACGCTGCTGATGTCACGCAAGCCATGTACTGCTACCTGAAGGAGACCAGG CTGGTGGAGCATTTGAGACCTCTGGACCTGTTCCTGGGTCTCATGGCAGCAGCTGCCCATGATGTGGACCATCCTGGTGTCAACCAGCCCTTCCTCATCAAGACCAGACACCACCTGGCATCTCTCTACCAG AACACGTCTGTGCTGGAGAGCCACCACTGGAGATCCACGGTGGGCATGCTGCGGGAGTCAGGACTGCTGTCCCACCTGCCTCCTGACATGTC GCAGGAGATTGAACAGCAGTTGGGTTCTCTCATCCTTGCTACTGACATCAGCAGGCAGAACGAGTTCTTGTTGACCTTTAGAGAACATCTAGACAATCAggacctggaccttcagctggCTTCACACAGACACTTTATACTGCAG ATCTCTCTGAAGTGTGCCGACGTCTGTAATCCATGTCGGGTTTGGGAGTTGAGCCGACAGTGGAGTGAAAGGGTGTGTGAGGAGTTCTTCAGGCAGG GTGACCTGGAGAGAAGGTGTGACTTGGAGATCAGTCCTCTGTGTGACCAGCAGGCTGACTCTGTCCCAGCCATCCAGATGG GCTTCATCTCCTACATCGTGGAGCCGCTGTTTGATGAGTGGCGTCGCTTCACTGAGCCCAGCCCACTCAGCCAAGCCATGATGGGTCACCTGCACAAGAACAAGGCCCACTGGAGCCGCCTACGATACGCACACActccttcagacacacaaacgcacacccAGGCCGAGCAGCACACCCAGGCCTGA